A single region of the Montipora capricornis isolate CH-2021 chromosome 13, ASM3666992v2, whole genome shotgun sequence genome encodes:
- the LOC138030957 gene encoding AMP deaminase 2-like isoform X1: protein MADDWKHIERPVNLSLNIPEKGEGTPEASSSNEREHVFSPDLARRQRIFSESPKFASAVGKVIAQKRHDVFHTLQETLEVLKDEAEVSRDSHKKEGLWCHPFEIPRHPIEKIALKNEEVALQLERQHSKMMGSLTPDDFSDLEEAVTKEDTADHMNQEDFPFYQKVSISGGDISGVSIDELQQAAKLLIEALFVRAKYMALSLQNFCPTTARKLKTVHSDYDVDVHFPMKRNISMEEYDTCFQSFAVQSPYDIEVPGDCGYLFDMIDGVVQITACKRITSGLATVNDNAKAVEHPHPNLQEFFEDQNILLALSTHGPIKSFAYRRLKYLESCFSLHNLLNENRELAAMKEVPHRDFYNVRKVDTHVHAASCMNQKHLLRFIKRKMKYNAEDIVMVHEGREVTLREVFAMLNLTPYDLSVDTLDVHADRNTFHRFDKFNTKYNPIGESRLREIFLKTDNHINGRYFAEILKEVIADLDESKYQNAEPRLSIYGRSQTEWDTLASWAVGNNVYSDHVRWLVQIPRLFDVYRSKNIVKNFQEMLENIFIPLFEVTVNPQSHPDLHKFLTQVIGFDSVDDESKAESHLFSPQSPLPADWTNEENPPYSYYLYYLYSNMVVLNHLRRERGFNTFVLRPHCGEAGPAHHLVSAFMLAENISHGLLLRKIPALQYLYYLAQIGIAMSPLSNNSLFLNYQRNPLPDFLARGLMISLSTDDPLMFHFTKEPLMEEYSIAAQVWKLSTCDMSELARNSVLMSGFEDKVKRHWIGNNFKREGSSGNDVHCTNVPDIRVAFRHETLVEELSTLCKAARV, encoded by the exons ATGGCCGACGACTGGAAACACATCGAGCGACCTGTAAATCTATCGTTGAATATTCCTGAGAAAGGAGAAGGAACTCCAGAGGCATCCAGTTCTAACGAACGCGAACACGTTTTTTCTCCAGATTTAGCCAGACGGCAGCGTATTTTTAGCGAATCTCCAAAGTTTGCTTCCGCGGTGGGAAAGGTAATTGCACAAAAAAGACACGATGTTTTCCATACTTTGCAAGAAACTTTGGAAGTTCTCAAAGACGAGGCTGAGGTTTCAAGAGATTCGCACAAGAAAGAAGGCTTATGGTGTCATCCTTTTGAAATACCTCGGCATCCAATAGAAAAGATTGCGTTAAAAAATGAGGAGGTCGCTTTGCAATTGGAAAGGCAACACTCGAAAATGATGGGAAGCTTGACTCCGGATGACTTTAGCGACTTGGAGGAAGCTGTGACGAAAGAAGACACGGCCGATCACATGAACCAAGAAGATTTCCCTTTTTATCAAAAAGTTTCCATATCAGGTGGAGACATCAGTGGG GTATCAATAGATGAACTTCAGCAAGCAGCAAAGCTTTTGATAGAGGCTCTTTTTGTAAGAGCGAAGTACATGGCACTGAGTTTACAAAATTTTTGTCCAACAACTGCTCGTAAACTGAAGACTGTTCATAGTGATTATGATGTGGATGTTCACTTTCCAATGAAAAGAAATATCAGTATGGAGGAATATG ATACCTGTTTTCAGTCTTTCGCAGTGCAGTCACCTTACGATATCGAAGTACCAGGTGATTGTGGATACCTTTTTGACATGATTGATGGTGTTGTTCAGATCACAGCTTGTAAAAGGATAACTAGTGGTCTTGCGACGGTCAACGACAATGCCAAGGCAGTTGAACACCCGCATCCAAACTTGCAAGAATTTTTTGAGGATCAAAATATTCTGCTAGCTCTTTCAACCCACGGACCTAT TAAATCATTTGCCTATCGTCGCCTGAAATACCTGGAATCCTGCTTTAGTCTCCATAATTTGTTAAATGAAAACAGAGAGTTAGCAGCTATGAAGGAAGTTCCTCACAGAGACTTCTACAATGTCAGAAAG GTAGATACTCATGTTCACGCAGCTTCTTGTATGAACCAGAAACATTTGCTACGTTTTATAAAGAGAAAGATGAAGTACAATGCTGAAGATATTGTCATGGTCCATGAAGGGAGAGAAGTCACTTTGCGAGAG GTTTTTGCAATGCTGAATCTGACACCATACGATCTTAGTGTTGACACTTTAGATGTTCACGCT gatAGGAACACTTTCCACCGCTTCGACAAATTCAACACCAAATATAATCCAATAG GTGAAAGTAGATTAAGAGAGATCTTTCTTAAGACTGACAACCATATCAATGGGAGGTATTTTGCTGAGATCTTAAAAGAAGTTATTGCCGACTTGGATGAGAGCAAGTATCAGAACGCAGAGCCCAGGTTGTCTATTTATGGCCGATCTCAAACGGAATGGGACACATTGGCTTCGTGGGCAGTCGGCAACAATGTGTATTCTGATCATGTGCGTTGGCTTGTGCAGATTCCTCGGCTGTT TGATGTCTACCGATCCAAGAATATTGTTAAGAATTTCCAAGAGATGCTGGAGAATATCTTTATTCCTTTGTTCGAGGTGACAGTCAACCCGCAGTCTCATCCAGATCTGCACAAATTTCTTACACAG GTGATTGGATTTGATAGTGTAGATGACGAAAGCAAAGCTGAAAGCCATTTGTTTTCTCCACAAAGCCCACTGCCTGCTGATTGGACAAATGAGGAAAATCCTCCATATTCTTATTACCTGTACTACCTCTACTCTAACATGGTGGTGCTGAATCATTTAAGAAG AGAGCGTGGTTTCAACACGTTTGTTCTGCGACCTCACTGCGGTGAAGCTGGTCCAGCTCATCACTTGGTTTCTGCCTTCATGTTAGCTGAGAATATCTCCCACGGTCTACTCTTAAGAAAG ATTCCGGCCCTGCAGTATCTGTATTACTTGGCCCAAATCGGGATCGCCATGTCGCCCCTTAGCAACAATTCCTTGTTTCTAAACTACCAGAGGAACCCCCTTCCGGATTTCTTAGCACGTGGCCTGATGATATCGCTTTCCACAGATGATCCACTGATGTTCCATTTTACGAAG GAACCACTGATGGAAGAGTACAGCATTGCAGCGCAGGTTTGGAAGCTGAGTACCTGTGACATGTCAGAGCTTGCAAGAAATAGTGTTTTAATGAGTGGCTTTGAGGATAAG GTTAAACGTCATTGGATTGGGAACAATTTTAAGAGAGAGGGATCTTCAGGCAATGACGTACACTGTACTAATGTCCCGGATATTCGAGTGGCATTTCGTCACGAGACTTTGGTAGAGGAACTGAGCACGCTGTGCAAGGCAGCACGTGTGTAG
- the LOC138030959 gene encoding out at first protein-like produces the protein MAMEVVWVHSIILLVFLVQPGSLNLVVNIKATDGDVVQKDFFADPEKDYVTIEYMTHGSRYVRVYIDFRLKRKVFQVVVLGEMDKAESSYEAMCFVTELGEEEMISSDSMSKLRQKNPSTIRVPEEDLGSEPHKMDHVVYLDSRNATDEKISELCKDAGKVLFEGTNPKLLLKENSTREDLDKLELASQDQSGLIKVLKGCKDTSELSAECVCRTEVCISWYPCQLKLCQGKDDDGQPMEYHCGIKTCGKCYLFDFYVTERRQCFWDVNS, from the exons ATGGCGATGGAAGTCGTATGGGTCCATTCTAtaattttgcttgtttttcttgtgcaGCCTGGTAGTTTGAATCTGGTTGTCAACATTAAAGCGACAGATGGCGATGTCGTGCAAAAGGATTTCTTTGCTGATCCCGAAAAAGACTACGTTACGATCGAGTATATGACGCATGGATCTCGCTATGTTAGAGTTTACATCGACTTTCGTTTG aaACGCAAAGTTTTCCAGGTTGTTGTTCTTGGGGAAATGGATAAAGCTGAAAGTTCATATGAAGCCATGTGCTTTGTAACAGAGCTGGGAGAGGAGGAGATGATATCATCTGATTCCATGTCAAAATTAAGACAA AAAAACCCAAGCACAATCCGAGTTCCTGAAGAGGATTTAGGAAGTGAACCTCATAAGATGGATCATGTTGTATATTTGGATTCAAGGAATGCGACAGATGAAAAGATATCTGAATTGTGTAAAGATGCTGGCAAAGTATTGTTCGAAGGAACAAATCCGAAGCTTCTTTTGAAAG AAAATTCAACAAGGGAAGATCTTGACAAATTAGAGCTTGCCTCTCAGGATCAATCAGGTCTTATAAAGGTATTGAAAGGCTGCAAAGATACGTCAGAACTGAGTGCAGAATGTGTCTGCAGAACAGAAGTTTGCATAAGCTGGTACCCTTGCCAACTGAAGCTCTGCCAAGGAAAAGATGATGATGGGCAGCCAATGGAGTATCACTGTGGGATCAAAACTTGTGGAAAGTGTTATCTGTTTGATTTTTATGTGACAGAGAGGAGACAGTGCTTTTGGGATGTGAATTCATAG
- the LOC138030957 gene encoding AMP deaminase 2-like isoform X2 gives MMDTERCELAEEGAIAVDEDLARRQRIFSESPKFASAVGKVIAQKRHDVFHTLQETLEVLKDEAEVSRDSHKKEGLWCHPFEIPRHPIEKIALKNEEVALQLERQHSKMMGSLTPDDFSDLEEAVTKEDTADHMNQEDFPFYQKVSISGGDISGVSIDELQQAAKLLIEALFVRAKYMALSLQNFCPTTARKLKTVHSDYDVDVHFPMKRNISMEEYDTCFQSFAVQSPYDIEVPGDCGYLFDMIDGVVQITACKRITSGLATVNDNAKAVEHPHPNLQEFFEDQNILLALSTHGPIKSFAYRRLKYLESCFSLHNLLNENRELAAMKEVPHRDFYNVRKVDTHVHAASCMNQKHLLRFIKRKMKYNAEDIVMVHEGREVTLREVFAMLNLTPYDLSVDTLDVHADRNTFHRFDKFNTKYNPIGESRLREIFLKTDNHINGRYFAEILKEVIADLDESKYQNAEPRLSIYGRSQTEWDTLASWAVGNNVYSDHVRWLVQIPRLFDVYRSKNIVKNFQEMLENIFIPLFEVTVNPQSHPDLHKFLTQVIGFDSVDDESKAESHLFSPQSPLPADWTNEENPPYSYYLYYLYSNMVVLNHLRRERGFNTFVLRPHCGEAGPAHHLVSAFMLAENISHGLLLRKIPALQYLYYLAQIGIAMSPLSNNSLFLNYQRNPLPDFLARGLMISLSTDDPLMFHFTKEPLMEEYSIAAQVWKLSTCDMSELARNSVLMSGFEDKVKRHWIGNNFKREGSSGNDVHCTNVPDIRVAFRHETLVEELSTLCKAARV, from the exons ATGATGGACACCGAGAGATGTGAGTTAGCTGAAGAAGGAGCAATAGCCGTTGATGAAG ATTTAGCCAGACGGCAGCGTATTTTTAGCGAATCTCCAAAGTTTGCTTCCGCGGTGGGAAAGGTAATTGCACAAAAAAGACACGATGTTTTCCATACTTTGCAAGAAACTTTGGAAGTTCTCAAAGACGAGGCTGAGGTTTCAAGAGATTCGCACAAGAAAGAAGGCTTATGGTGTCATCCTTTTGAAATACCTCGGCATCCAATAGAAAAGATTGCGTTAAAAAATGAGGAGGTCGCTTTGCAATTGGAAAGGCAACACTCGAAAATGATGGGAAGCTTGACTCCGGATGACTTTAGCGACTTGGAGGAAGCTGTGACGAAAGAAGACACGGCCGATCACATGAACCAAGAAGATTTCCCTTTTTATCAAAAAGTTTCCATATCAGGTGGAGACATCAGTGGG GTATCAATAGATGAACTTCAGCAAGCAGCAAAGCTTTTGATAGAGGCTCTTTTTGTAAGAGCGAAGTACATGGCACTGAGTTTACAAAATTTTTGTCCAACAACTGCTCGTAAACTGAAGACTGTTCATAGTGATTATGATGTGGATGTTCACTTTCCAATGAAAAGAAATATCAGTATGGAGGAATATG ATACCTGTTTTCAGTCTTTCGCAGTGCAGTCACCTTACGATATCGAAGTACCAGGTGATTGTGGATACCTTTTTGACATGATTGATGGTGTTGTTCAGATCACAGCTTGTAAAAGGATAACTAGTGGTCTTGCGACGGTCAACGACAATGCCAAGGCAGTTGAACACCCGCATCCAAACTTGCAAGAATTTTTTGAGGATCAAAATATTCTGCTAGCTCTTTCAACCCACGGACCTAT TAAATCATTTGCCTATCGTCGCCTGAAATACCTGGAATCCTGCTTTAGTCTCCATAATTTGTTAAATGAAAACAGAGAGTTAGCAGCTATGAAGGAAGTTCCTCACAGAGACTTCTACAATGTCAGAAAG GTAGATACTCATGTTCACGCAGCTTCTTGTATGAACCAGAAACATTTGCTACGTTTTATAAAGAGAAAGATGAAGTACAATGCTGAAGATATTGTCATGGTCCATGAAGGGAGAGAAGTCACTTTGCGAGAG GTTTTTGCAATGCTGAATCTGACACCATACGATCTTAGTGTTGACACTTTAGATGTTCACGCT gatAGGAACACTTTCCACCGCTTCGACAAATTCAACACCAAATATAATCCAATAG GTGAAAGTAGATTAAGAGAGATCTTTCTTAAGACTGACAACCATATCAATGGGAGGTATTTTGCTGAGATCTTAAAAGAAGTTATTGCCGACTTGGATGAGAGCAAGTATCAGAACGCAGAGCCCAGGTTGTCTATTTATGGCCGATCTCAAACGGAATGGGACACATTGGCTTCGTGGGCAGTCGGCAACAATGTGTATTCTGATCATGTGCGTTGGCTTGTGCAGATTCCTCGGCTGTT TGATGTCTACCGATCCAAGAATATTGTTAAGAATTTCCAAGAGATGCTGGAGAATATCTTTATTCCTTTGTTCGAGGTGACAGTCAACCCGCAGTCTCATCCAGATCTGCACAAATTTCTTACACAG GTGATTGGATTTGATAGTGTAGATGACGAAAGCAAAGCTGAAAGCCATTTGTTTTCTCCACAAAGCCCACTGCCTGCTGATTGGACAAATGAGGAAAATCCTCCATATTCTTATTACCTGTACTACCTCTACTCTAACATGGTGGTGCTGAATCATTTAAGAAG AGAGCGTGGTTTCAACACGTTTGTTCTGCGACCTCACTGCGGTGAAGCTGGTCCAGCTCATCACTTGGTTTCTGCCTTCATGTTAGCTGAGAATATCTCCCACGGTCTACTCTTAAGAAAG ATTCCGGCCCTGCAGTATCTGTATTACTTGGCCCAAATCGGGATCGCCATGTCGCCCCTTAGCAACAATTCCTTGTTTCTAAACTACCAGAGGAACCCCCTTCCGGATTTCTTAGCACGTGGCCTGATGATATCGCTTTCCACAGATGATCCACTGATGTTCCATTTTACGAAG GAACCACTGATGGAAGAGTACAGCATTGCAGCGCAGGTTTGGAAGCTGAGTACCTGTGACATGTCAGAGCTTGCAAGAAATAGTGTTTTAATGAGTGGCTTTGAGGATAAG GTTAAACGTCATTGGATTGGGAACAATTTTAAGAGAGAGGGATCTTCAGGCAATGACGTACACTGTACTAATGTCCCGGATATTCGAGTGGCATTTCGTCACGAGACTTTGGTAGAGGAACTGAGCACGCTGTGCAAGGCAGCACGTGTGTAG